A genomic window from Quercus lobata isolate SW786 chromosome 10, ValleyOak3.0 Primary Assembly, whole genome shotgun sequence includes:
- the LOC115965740 gene encoding TMV resistance protein N-like, whose product MASSSSFSSSTPSWKYDVFLSFRGEETRNTFTDHLYDALKKKGIITFRDEEKLETGKSILSELFKAIEDSTIALVILSKNYASSTWCLDELGKIVDCMKEKGMTVLPVFYDVDPSDVRKQLKTFEKAFVAHEERFKENMEKVEMWKNALTEVANLKGWHLLNRPESKIIQNIVEDIWHKLSYAFSECNEGKVGIISRGEKLVSLLSIGSNDVRIIGLWGMGGIGKTTLARVVFRMVSEKFERSCFLSNVKEEYEKSGLVPLQHLLILKLLNESMNIHDVDEGVFIIKNRLRHKRILLILDDVNQLEQLDNLAGNHIWFGLGSRIIITTRDKHLLQLADDIYDVEGLDDGEALNLLSLKAFKTDHPPKDFLELSKDVVHYAKGLPLAIETLGSFLFNRGVDIWKSTLNRLKEFPESAILQKLKIGYDALQETEQKIFLYIACFFNHEEKDSVVKTLDHLGLYPDVGLRVLVDKSLIKMNDSEVCMHDLLQEMCQEIVREECREDPGKRSMLWSFEDVNIVLSNNMGTEAIQGMALKLLELKEANWNPESFSKMRHLKLLIIDNVHLLHDPKHLPNSLRVFIWSGYPSKSLPSSLHLKTFERLKSLQLIKFQKIIETPDFHKVPILEKLVLEDCLNLPRVHPSIGVHKKLIHLCIKGCRNLRSLPTKLEMESLETLILSGCSKIKKIPEFGENMRRVLKLYLDGIAITKLPTSIGHLTSLSLLNIKDCKSLTCLPSTLFNLKLLKEMNISGCSKLEGWPEILGNAESVKELDVCGTAVKEVPSSNGLLKNLMLSLRGCKSRSWYDFLPFYSRPKSPNPVGLFSLSGLCSLTNLNLSDCNLRAIPDDIGCLFSLEEIVLKGNSFVCLPDSISQLCKLRGMDLDNCRSLRSLPKLPLSVVHVWGEGCASLEMVPDLLKPNSFCEAELYLSNCSKLADNQGFIDMFFTVIRKQLQGLSLFGRVDKPNYNWRYDMVIPGSVIPNWFRYQSMGAEVNIKEPSSHFCSNDWMGIAVCVVFFSIPHHQNKGYYSLFCRLIVNGNKLNVAPSISRAVSSSDNIWLLYLLNQYCKESKEDLKLLKECEANEFSEIGIKIETILNAKVKKCGFRMVYKKDIEDLNETMSQSSNPIIIPYEDLGVLHHNSDSSMVVGEGNIAKRTRDDYDCARPSGEGSSNDMPNPKRIEKLQEFKTHGNSDCAESSE is encoded by the exons ATGGCTTCCTCCTCGTCATTTTCTTCCTCAACACCAAGTTGGAAATATGATGTCTTTCTTAGTTTTAGAGGTGAAGAAACTCGTAATACTTTTACGGATCATCTATATGATGctttgaaaaagaagggcattATCACCTTTAGAGATGAGGAAAAACTTGAGACAGGAAAATCTATTTTATCGGAGCTCTTTAAAGCAATAGAAGATTCGACAATTGCATTGGTCATTCTCTCAAAAAACTATGCATCTTCTACATGGTGCTTGGATGAACTTGGAAAGATTGTTGACTGCATGAAAGAAAAGGGAATGACAGTTCTGCCAGTTTTTTACGATGTGGATCCATCTGATGTACgaaaacaattaaaaacttttgaaaaagcTTTTGTTGCACATGAAGAAAGATTTAAGGAAAATATGGAGAAGGTTGAAATGTGGAAAAATGCTTTGACAGAAGTGGCCAATCTTAAAGGGTGGCATTTATTGAATAG GCCTGAGTCAAAAATCATCCAAAACATTGTGGAAGACATATGGCATAAATTGAGTTATGCATTCTCTGAATGTAATGAAGGCAAAGTTGGAATAATTTCTCGAGGAGAGAAATTGGTGTCACTTTTGTCTATAGGGTCAAATGATGTTCGCATTATAGGGCTTTGGGGGATGGGCGGAATTGGTAAAACAACTCTTGCTAGAGTTGTTTTTCGCATGGTTTCTGAGAAGTTTGAAAGAAGTTGTTTTCTCTCCAATGTTAAGGAAGAATATGAAAAAAGTGGTTTAGTTCCACTCCAACATCTACTTATTCTTAAACTTTTGAATGAAAGTATGAATATACACGATGTTGATGAAGGAGTTTTCATAATCAAGAATAGGTTACGTCATAAAAGAATTCTTCTCATTCTTGATGATGTAAATCAATTAGAGCAATTAGACAACTTAGCTGGGAATCATATTTGGTTTGGTTTAGGTAGCAGAATAatcataacaacaagggataaACATTTACTACAATTAGCAGATGACATATATGATGTTGAGGGATTGGATGATGGTGAAGCTCTTAATCTTTTGAGTTTGAAAGCTTTTAAAACAGATCATCCTCCCAAAGATTTTCTAGAGTTGTCCAAAGATGTTGTGCATTATGCCAAAGGACTTCCTTTAGCTATTGAAACTTTGGGTTCCTTTTTGTTCAATAGAGGTGTCGATATATGGAAAAGTACATTAAATAGGCTTAAAGAATTTCCAGAAAGTGCAATTCTTCAAAAGCTTAAAATAGGTTATGATGCACTACAAGAAACAGAGCAAAAAATATTCCTAtatattgcatgtttttttaatcATGAGGAAAAAGATAGTGTAGTAAAAACACTAGATCATCTTGGCCTTTACCCTGATGTTGGATTAAGGGTTCTTGTTGATAAATCTCTCATAAAAATGAATGACTCGGAAGTGTGTATGCATGATTTACTACAAGAAATGTGCCAAGAAATAGTTCGTGAAGAATGCCGCGAAGATCCTGGAAAGCGTAGCATGCTATGGTCATTTGAGGACGTTAATATTGTACTAAGTAACAATATG GGAACAGAAGCAATTCAAGGCATGGCCTTAAAGTTGCTTGAATTGAAAGAGGCAAATTGGAATCCTGAATCCTTTTCAAAGATGCGTCATCTTAAATTGCTTATAATTGATAACGTTCACCTTTTACATGATCCCAAACATCTACCAAATAGTTTAAGAGTTTTTATTTGGAGTGGGTACCCTTCAAAATCTTTGCCATCAAGTCTCCATCTAAAG ACTTTTGAGAGATTGAAATCCCTCCAATTgatcaagtttcaaaaaattattgaaacccCCGACTTTCACAAAGTCCCTATTCTTGAGAAATTGGTTCTTGAAGATTGTTTAAATTTACCTAGGGTGCACCCATCTATTGGAGttcataaaaagttaattcaTCTTTGTATAAAAGGCTGTAGAAACCTCAGAAGTCTTCCAACCAAGCTTGAAATGGAGTCTCTTGAGACTCTTATTCTTTCTGGAtgctcaaaaattaaaaagattccAGAATTTGGAGAAAACATGCGGCGTGTATTGAAACTTTACTTAGATGGAATTGCTATTACTAAACTACCCACATCAATTGGGCATTTGACCAGCCTTTCTTTATTGAATATAAAAGATTGCAAAAGTCTCACGTGTCTACCAAGCACactttttaatttgaagttgCTTAAAGAAATGAATATTTCTGGATGCTCAAAACTTGAGGGATGGCCTGAGATATTGGGGAATGCTGAAAGTGTAAAGGAGTTAGATGTGTGTGGAACTGCTGTAAAAGAGGTGCCTTCTTCCAATGGTCTCTTAAAAAATCTTATGCTATCTCTCCGTGGATGTAAATCTAGATCTTGGTATGATTTCCTCCCTTTTTATTCAAGGCCAAAAAGTCCAAATCCCGTGGGATTGTTCTCTCTATCAGGTTTGTGTTCTTTGACCAACTTGAATCTAAGCGACTGCAATCTCAGGGCAATCCCAGATGATATTGGTTGCTTATTCTCTTTAGAGGAAATAGTTCTAAAAGGAAATAGTTTTGTTTGCCTTCCTGATAGCATCAGTCAACTATGTAAGTTGAGAGGAATGGATTTGGATAATTGCAGGAGTCTTCGATCATTGCCAAAACTTCCATTAAGTGTTGTACATGTTTGGGGAGAAGGTTGTGCCTCACTGGAAATGGTACCAGATCTTCTAAAACCTAATTCTTTTTGTGAGGCAGAGCTTTATCTTTCAAATTGCAGTAAACTGGCTGACAATCAAGGTTTCATTGACATGTTTTTTACAGTGATAAGAAAACAActtcag GGACTCTCTCTTTTCGGTAGAGTTGACAAGCCTAATTACAATTGGAGATATGACATGGTTATTCCTGGAAGTGTAATTCCGAACTGGTTTAGGTATCAAAGTATGGGGGCTGAAGTGAATATAAAAGAACCTTCTTCTCATTTTTGTTCTAATGACTGGATGGGGATTGCtgtttgtgttgtatttttttctattcCACATCACCAAAACAAGGGCTACTATTCACTGTTCTGTCGGTTGATAGTGAATGGAAATAAATTGAATGTTGCTCCAAGCATTAGTCGAGCAGTTAGTTCATCAGATAATATTTGGCTACTTTATTTGCTTAATCAATACTGCAAGGAGTCAAAGGAGGACCTAAAACTACTGAAGGAATGTGAAGCAAATGAATTCAGTGAGATTGGCATTAAAATTGAAACCATTCTAAATGCGAAGGTGAAGAAATGCGGGTTCCGTATGGTATACAAGAAAGACATAGAAGATCTAAACGAAACTATGTCTCAAAGTAGCAACCCCATCATCATTCCTTATGAGGACTTGGGTGTTCTCCATCATAATTCTGACAGTTCAATGGTGGTAGGAGAAGGTAACATAGCAAAGCGAACCCGTGACGATTATGATTGCGCTAGGCCTAGTGGAGAAGGAAGCTCTAATGATATGCCAAATCCAAAAAGGATTGAAAAGCTCCAAGAATTTAAAACCCATGGTAACTCTGATTGTGCAGAGTCAAGTGAGTAG